The genomic segment CTTGCCATCTTAACTTTCTTCTACTTTTCTCATTGCAGCATTCCGTTTTCGACAGAAGATATTGATATGGCTATTCCTGTGATAGACCCTTCAGATATAGGATTTCCAAGTTTCTTGTCCGAGTACCCGGTTGCGCAGTTTCTTATCCAGCCACAAAATTAGCTTCTAGTCTTAGTATTTGTTTGCAAGTTTAAGTGTAcagatttagaaagaaaaaaggaaagaaaaaaaaaagcatcatTTTAGAGTATAGCTAGCTAGCTCGTCGTATGAAAGATTTGATATTTGCAGGGAAGCATGAAGCGAGAGCATTTTCGAGGTCGTCATCACAAGAATGTACCAACCTCTAACAAGAGTTTCTCAGGACTTGATGAACACTCGCTGGAATTTGTATGTTTAGATTtgcaattttttcattttttttaatcccTCCCTCGACGATGGTGCTTCACTTTTCATGAAGTTCATCATATAGTTAGTTTGAGTCTTCGAATTAGGTCTCAATGTACTAATATATAGTAGTTGTTTTGTTGTACATTTCGTGCTTTGTATATGAACATCTTGTAGTAGCCTAAAATTAAGTGTAGGAAATGATTTCACATTCGTTTATGTATATTTGCTCTTCTAATTTAAATCCCATGAAAATatacattatatatgattgattGTTTCCCCTTTCGGTAAAATTAAAGCTATTGTACACCTTGATATTTCATTATCTATTGTGTAAATGTATTACATTTTTGGTTTTGGATTTgtcttcatttatttttattgtaaGGCAAACGATGTATGTAAAGCTTCGAGTAACTATGAATCTTGCAAAGAGATGATTAAAATATAAGCTAACTAACTTGAGTATAATTTGAAAATCTTCTCAAGTTAAATTCCCAATTGAATCTAGTTGTGTTACTTTTTAAAGATGGGGAAATTTGTATTGAAATTCAGTAAATAGTGACCTTTGTGGGAAAAGGAAAACTAATTAATGACTTGTGCAAATATTCCTTAAAATATTACAATCAAGCACAATAAGCTACTCAAATACCGATATTCATTATCTAGTTCGAACTTGTTTCATGTTATTATTATAGATTTAATGTATAACTaaaaatttaacaaaatgtcCAATCAATTCAAAGATCGATTTGGGACGAATCTAATCTAACATTATTATAACTCAATTTCCATATATTTTACTTCCAAATTTAATATATTCCATTTCAATAATTGCTTTTATCAATTATGAAAAGATTCTAAATCAAGCAAAATTATTCAAGTAAACATAAAAACACCAATtccgaatatatatataaataaataaaaaaactcagtaggtagtagtagtagtagttgatTAATTAATAAAGTCACCAAAGTCCAGAAATGTCTCTCCATAACCAAAACTACAACAAAAACCAGTACCCATACATTCATACAcatacatttttatatatatatatatatatataaactataatatatagatatagatagggttaaacttcaaaacacagtgagagagagagtgaaattTGTTAGTGTCGTTTAATCATCGAAGCTCATTGTCGTAAATCAGCCAACGAGAACGATCTAGAAGAAGCCGAGAACACATTCCTTCTCATTCGAGTCGGCGATGAactattgttgttgttattattattactgTTATTGTAAGATGCTTTGCTCTGTGGATGTAGCGGCGGAAGCGACGACGGCGGAGGAGATCTCGAAAACGACGACGTCGAAGACTCGTCGCTCGTGTTCCCGCTGTTCTCCGAGCTACTGCTCATGGCCGCCACCGCGAAGGCCAGCGTGCTCTTGCTCGAGCTGATTGGTCTCTTCGATATTCCGCTGCCGTAGCTTCTCAGCTGCGGTGAGCTCCGGTTCTTCTCCCAAATGTGGTTGAATACCAAAAGGTTCCTTCGTCTTTTCGAGTAAGCGTTTTCTGGTTTGGCAATGTCTGTGATCGAGGACGCCGTGACTGCATCTCCGAGACTCGTGAACGACTTCGATTTTCCATTGTAGAAGCTCGAGATCCCTTtcctggaagaaaaaaaaaaagaaagagagagaatcaGATTTGTACAGTGAAAAATTTAGGTCAAAAGAATAAAAAACCCTAAACTGAAATTTAGACCTAATAGTCATACCTGGTAGGTAAAGCATCTTCTAACGATTCCATCAGTTGCAAAGGACCTTTATACGAGCTCTGAGCCTCATTTTCCTCCGAATCATCTTCGTCCGTACACGATCCCTGAGAAACATCGCTGTTTTTTCCGATCGACGAAGACGAAGAAGAAGTAGGAGAAGAagatgtagtaaaggaaacaccaccgGCCTCGGCTTCGGCTTCGGCGGCGGTTCTGCCTTCTTCCGTCGCCGATTCGAAGAGCGAGCTGCATGAAACGACGCCGGCGCGTGCGAAACCAAACGGCTCCAAATCGAGCCTCCGGTTACTGCTTTCCAGAGCAATCGACATGAGAAAAATGCCGATCGGATAATCTCGTCAAATCTTGGAAGACCGATCTTCAGAAAGAAAAAAGATTTttgttgagagagagagagagagagagattgagcAGTTGTTTAGATAAAGTCGAAAACCGCCATGGATAAACCAAATAGCTAAGCAcacagagagagaaagaagagagagaaatGTAAAGTTGGAGTGACAGCCTTATAtataacatcatcatcatcatcatcatcatttcatattataaattaattttcttaattagtGGATAAAGCAAGTAATtgagttattattattgttaattaTTATAGAAGATAAGGTGTTTAATGTTaattaaagattaattaattataattaaattaattcatCAAGGAATGGTTGGGATTGTACAATAGAAAAGAGCCTTATCCTTACACGTCACCAAACTGTACCTTTGGAATAAAacgttttttatatttatttttttcactATTACAAAGGTTGCTTTCAAATTCTTTTTAtaccaaaaaataataataataataataataaataaaaaatgtgttTCGTTATGGTGCTTCACGTCACATTCTTCTTAAAGTGTTTCCTCAATTCCCTTTTCCAATCACATcactcaaataaataaataaattattttggaaataaattaTGATTTTGTTGAGAATAATAATTTGGAAACATTTGGTTTTATGTGTATAAATTATACAAATTGATATATCactttaaaaaaattagttagAGCCAAAAAAAAGTTATAATATAAATTAAGAAATTACAATttatatagattttttttaataaagtttgactttttttaaaaaaaaaaaatttatactaTAAGTTTTTTTTGAGAATTTTTACTTATATGGGTTTAATATTCTATATTTTTTGTACAAAAAGTTAGTTTATGTCATAATTTTATTCTTAATCAACTTTATCATATTTAGTTAGTTAATAATTgtgttttttatattttgtttttttcattaataaattttctcatacaaattaaaaaCAGTATAATCGTCATATTTTTATACGGTAATGACATCAAAGTTATATTTATGAAAAATACTTaagcctatttttttttttggaggaaAAAAATAAACACCATATCGAGAGTGCCAGTATACAAACgattatcaaaataatatcattttatcaaataatataaaaaaatattttcatttataattttttaaaaaaaactaacataTCATTGCTgaagtatttaataaaataatctgAGGAAATTTCTATGGTAGGAACTTCAAAAAGAGCCCAACTGGTGGGgtttgcgattttttttatgaccgtgtatattataatTACTTAGAGTATCATACAAATCTTTAGAAAATTcgaaataatttacagtgccgaaaactagttTAAAATAGGTTattgcacacgtgactaatttttttatgcacgtggaaaataacatgttcGAAACtagttttcgacactgtaaattatttgaaattttctgaaaatttacatgATACTTTATAAAAAAAGAATCGCACTGAAAAACTATTCACAGGTTGAAAATACAAAATAGTCTCACCAGtgagacttttttttttaagcCCTACCATAAAATTGTCCAATCTCTTAATATACTTTACAAAATAATatctattttataattatttacaaTATAATTTTCTCAACCACAGTTACTCCctaattgaatttaaattaatatatatatattttccaattattatatatatatcttttttttccttctttttaatGATGTGAGATATAAAATGAAAGGATTGAGAAAATAGTTGGTAGGAGAAGTCTAGAAGAATAggatagaaagagagagagagagagagagagtgtccACGTGGAAGAAGAGTGGAGAATATGGGTTGGTCTAAGGTTGTTTTTATTTAATGTCGGGTGAGATGACGTGGCTTTTCCTAAGCCTTATCCACATTGAGTGGGTCCCACTCTTCTCCTCTACTCTATTCTTTCCATGTTTTTGTCTTCTTTTCTCTGTCGGCTTGCTTTTTCACTCACCTCAGCTGAGCCGATCCGAGCTGAGCTGAGCCGAGCTTAGCTAAGCCGTGTTACTTTTTAGATCCAAACACTCTTATAAACTTATCCATATTCTCTTTCTcccttatctttttttttattttttaagtaggtaatgtttatttttacaaagtattatTTTAGTAtcttatatttataaataatactcatttggtattttgtattttgaaatcgtacatagatgataccctatattttaaaatcgtacacaTTTGGtatcttgtattttaaaattatacatatttggtaccataaacttaaatttaattaataaaattttaacaatttaatcaaattactctcAATCATACGAACTAAGCCGAGCCGAGCCGAGCTTAGCTAAACCGTGTTACTTTTTAGGTTCAAACACTCTTAAAAACTTATCCATATTCTCACTCCTATCCTCGTTGTCTTTCTCTCTTGCTTTTTATCCAAGTTTATGTACTTTTTTTTCACTTTGATTTTTTAACACATACATTTGAATaatataatttcattttttttaaataatgaaaaATGATGCAATTTATTCATGACATAATGTTGGAGAATCTACATTGCTACTTTATTCCTCTTATGATGAACAAAATAAGAAGAATTATCACCACTAACATgcaacaaattgcagatattgaAAACAGTCGTGTTAGCATAAGAGATAATTACACTTCAACATCGAAACAAAAACAAAGATTTAATAAAGAAATAGCAATTAGCCCATAAAACTTTTCTCATGGTTTAGCAATACAACCCTAATAATACCAATAATTTTCCCAATTAGAAATAGAATTGCATCTATATTAAGCTTTAATAATCCTAAACCCTAAGAATCCTTACACCACCTACCTTTCGAGCTGCAAAAGAATAATTATCAATTTGTCGATGAGCGTCTTAATAATCAACCGAAATTCAACTATCATCCTCTAATATCAAATCTAAGACTATGAGTATTTCTAAGGATATTTGCATTTTACTATTTATATTAGTTAATTTTAGGAATCTctttccaaatatatatatatatttttatttaatcctCTTTCTTAAGACTTTATTAACTTCTATGtctaaaaaagttattttttttttcttcttaatctTCTCCCTTAATTGAAGGGAGTAGACCATGTTGTTTAGAATAATTTCTTTGGTAGggtattaattattaattatttataaagtgttgaaaaaaatttaataaatttatcacgagaatttaattaaaagtaataaTATTAATTCTATTACTATATAAGCTATGATTTGCTTAAAAGTAACATACATAGCAGTTAATTGATAGGTGTTATATTTTCATTCACCTATATTCCATCATTTATGACATTCAATTTGATATTTTAATGTTATATTCTCTTTCTTCTTAGGTTTTCTTATAccattttatttctaatttgttATATAAAAATAGGCATTAGATTTTATATAGATCCAAAGaagttttaatttataaaataaaaatctatttcATGTTTAAAGAATTTATATTATTAGATCTCTTGGTCGATTTTATCTATTTTTCTTGagtcattaaaaaataataataattaaaaactttcaaaatttcAAATATTAACCAATTTTAtttccatatatttatttattgagtcatttttcatgcaatttaatttaaatctgtgaaaagattttttttttttggaaaaggtATATGAAAAGGGATATCATATGATTAAAATTATTGAAACATATTTATCCATGAttgtaaaaatatttatatatatatatatatatataaatgagactAAATACTGAAACATCTTCTTGTGAGTAAAGTAAATTATCCATTTTCCACCTAGAAAAATGTAATGACAATTGTCACCAAATATCATTAACAAGAGAAATAATGGAAAgcacaaaaataataagatataAATACATAGATTTTTATGTTTAATTTGCTTCATGTTTGTCTCAAAattcaatatataatataatacatagatattcaaagttataTTCTCTCGATGTATAATAACTATGTCACTAATTTAACCTCTTTAGGTAATCTGATTCTAATATATTATTAAGAGACGGATAAACATATGTGTATAATATTTAAGAGtgcaataaatatataattatgatatttcattataaatttatatattttttataataattggTGAAAATAGATTATTTTTTAATGCCAATTtgcaaaatgatatttttttttataattttttgttataaaatagTATTGAGATAGAGTGTTGAGAATTTTCGATCAGGTATAAGTGTGTTAAATAAGGTATGAAATATATTTGAAATGTCATTTTACAAAAAGttataacaaaaatataaatatataaaataattattataaataagttATTTTGTCAAACACCCATTTTTTAATCCAAAAGAAAAGAGACAAGAAAGTTAAATCTAATCTTTGAATGGGGTTGGATAAGCTGGTTCCAACTAGATACATAAATAAAGAAGTTCTTTGTTTTTTTAAATACTTTCAAATAATTATAAACAATACTCTCTATTGtgtaaattgaaaaaaaaaatggtatctTAACTCAATAGTTCTTTCTTCTCACATTTTTTTTCCTCCAATAAACTTAGTTGGCCACATGAGACTAGCAACAAAAATATAACCTATTACAATTAGGGTCTTTTGGTTTGTTTTAGAACCAATTTGTACCATTAGTttcataaaattacaaataaaatccTCTATATTgtaaattgttaaaaaaataataatctttcATATCAATAATTTATACTATTTCTTCTTACTTTTTTTGTCTTTCTCCTCCTACGAGCTTAGTTTATCACAGAAGACTAGCAACAAAAGtccagattttttttaaaatttattattgatCGAATTCCAGCTAATAATACAATTTTTATCAATTTACAAAACAAAAGATTctatttgtaattattaaaaaacgAAATCCAAAACTAATATAGAAAAGTAAATGAAACACATTTATAAACCCTGAATAGCTTTGGCTACTTTTTGAGTAATGATATATGTACCAAAATATTACACAAACTGACGTGTCAGTTTCGTTTAaccaaccaatcattttcatttCAGACGGGGCTTACTATTTTAAAAACAGTGTCGCATTAGTTGGTGTAATGTTTTAgttagggatgtaaatggggcgggttgGCCCTGCCTTGCTAAGCTTATGCCCCGATCCGACCCGCTCCGTTAAGGCATTTGATGAGAGTCGGGTCAGACCCGCCCCGGATGTAATCTGACCCGGTaaggattttttttcttctttttctataataaaaaaaagactaattttttaaaatatgttacaatataaaaataaattgcaaAAAAATCTCTCATACTATACATAAATGAGCTgccttaatttttttataaatgttcttttatactaaaataaaaaaaatattaatatacttCAAAGCAAAACATCAATTTTCTCATCTATCTTTCTTAAAAATATTttgtcttatttatatatatatttcggtagtaattagtttttaaaaaataattctgtattacaaaaaaaaaaaaaaaaaaaaaaaccgagTTGGGTCGTGATCCGACCCGCTTCAATTGCTAGTGGGTCGGGTCGGATCTTGACCCGTTCTATTTTTACCCCAGTTATATTCTAATTAGGGGCGCCCTATCATGTCGAGGCTCCGACCCGCCCCGATTCGCCGAGTTTTCTTTTCCATCCCTAGTTTTGTTGGTGCATAAATTTAGTGATCATATCATTATTGTTTTGCCAAATACAcattctttttattctatagatAAAAAAGAGACAAGAAAAGTAATCTCTTTGGTGAGGTGTGGAGAAGGTGGCTCCAgccaaagaaaagaaaagttataATTTTGGGCTTAGATTGGGTTAGATAAGATAGTTGAAGATGATGATCCATGATGTGATGCGTATCAACAAGGATTTGGAAAATGGGTCCTACCCTACCCGACCCGACCAGACCAAATAGGCAAAAatagtttttattctttttattttcttgggTTTGGGTGAGTGGGCCCCACGCGCTTATTTTGCTCCACATTATACGATCACGTGTCTCCACGCCTGCTGACTCATCACATTTTGACCTAACATCATCCACACTACTCACATACTAACCTCTTATTATTTCATAATAATAATCAACAAATTATTTGAGatttcataaaataatattaGGCCAAATTGAATGATCTGATTTTGACTTCACATGAGATTTTTTTAGTTGATTTGTGGGTATTGGACAAGATTTTTGAAGATTCTTGGTTGTTGTATTGAAAAATCAAATGTGGGTTGAGGGTTGCTCTAAAAAATAAACCTAATTTTCTTGAAAGAACAAGAAATCTCAATATAtgaattaagtaaaaaaaaagaagatttGATAATTAATAATGAGATCATACAAGAATCATCGATTAATATTAAATCGACGAATTCGGCAAATTTTT from the Humulus lupulus chromosome X, drHumLupu1.1, whole genome shotgun sequence genome contains:
- the LOC133806989 gene encoding protein OXIDATIVE STRESS 3 LIKE 1, producing the protein MSIALESSNRRLDLEPFGFARAGVVSCSSLFESATEEGRTAAEAEAEAGGVSFTTSSSPTSSSSSSIGKNSDVSQGSCTDEDDSEENEAQSSYKGPLQLMESLEDALPTRKGISSFYNGKSKSFTSLGDAVTASSITDIAKPENAYSKRRRNLLVFNHIWEKNRSSPQLRSYGSGISKRPISSSKSTLAFAVAAMSSSSENSGNTSDESSTSSFSRSPPPSSLPPLHPQSKASYNNSNNNNNNNSSSPTRMRRNVFSASSRSFSLADLRQ